The genomic segment GCACGCGGCGCATCAGATCGGCTTCACAGAGGCTCGGTGAGAGGAAATCGGCCCCGTCCGGCTCCCAGCGCGCGGGCGCGTCCGCGTCCTTCGCATAGTACGCTCGCGCGCGATCCTCAATGGCCGCGCGCAGCTTCTTGTTGCCGGTGGTCACAGCGTAGTCGTGGGCGAACGTCAGCCCGAACGCGGTGTTCGAGTGGACGCCGGCGCGGATCGGGTACGTCTGCTTCGGGAAGAACTCGACGTACCGGTTCGCGATCAGGCCCGCGAGCGGCTTCAGGTTGGCCGCCCACTTTTTCGCGTCCGGGTCGTCCCAGGTGTGCAACTCTTCGGCGAGCTTCAGCAGCCACGCCCACCCGTAGGGCCGCTCGAACGACTTCGCCTCGCCCCGGTTGAAGTAGTCGGTTTCCGCCTTCAGGTTCTCGGCGGTAAGGTGCTCGGCGAGGACGGCGCGGACCCCTTTTGCGTCCGGCAGATCGGGGTGCGCGCGCAGGACGCGGACGAGCATCCAGTGCCCGTGAACGGCCGAGTGCCAGTCGTAGCAGCCGTAGAACGCCGGGTGCAGCCCCTTGGGGGTCTTCATATCGGCGGCATCGAGTTGCACGTGCCCCGTCTTGTTCGGGAACTCCTTCCGCGCGCCTTTGAGTGCGAGTTTGGCGAACGCCGAGGCCCGCTCGCGTGTGAGCGTCTCACCCCTCGGCGCCGGTGCGGGCGGTTCGGCGGCTGGCACGGCGGCAAGACCCATAAAAGGAAGGAGCATGACGCAGAGACGGTGCATGGAACTTTCTTTCTGTTGCGAGCGGCGCGGCGTGAGCCCGCCGGTGCTAGGAGAACCCGATGACCGACACCGGTCTCTTTCTGTCGCGAGCGGCGCGGCGTGAGTCCGCCGGTGCTACGGAAGCCATTCGCCGATTCGAGCCCCGGTCGTCCCGCCCGCGACGTTCTTGGCCACGCACCGGCGGGCCGCTCGCCGGACACGCACCGGCGGGCTCACGCCGCGCAGCTCGCCGAAACGTTTCACTTCCCGTACATCTTCGCGGCCGCCTGCTCGAACACGTCGCGTGCCCGCCCGCCTTCACCCGGGAACCCCGCGTGCTGCACCATGTACACTGTGACGAGTTTGTTGTCCGGGTTGATCCAGAGGTGGGTCGCGTAGGCCCCGCCGTGGCCGCACGGCCCGGCGACGGCCGGACCACCGACCTTGGCCCGGCGGCTCGTGGAGAAGCCCAGACCGTACCCGCCCTCGCCCTTGCCCAGAACGCCGTAGGTCTGCGTGCCGGTCAGCTCACGAACAGCGGCCTCCGAGAGCAGGCGCTTGTCGCCGTGGGTGCCGCCGCGGAGGATCATCTGGCCGAACGCGGCCGTGTCCTTCGCCGTCGAGAACAGCCCGCCGGCCGGAACCGGTTGCCGGTGCGGGTCGGTCAGCGGTTGCGCCAACTGGGTGACCGGGATGACCTCCAGATTCGTGCCGTCCTTGGTCGGCTTGTAACTCTTCGCCAGCCGCTTCATCTGCTCGGCCGTGGGGCGCCAGACGGTGTCCGTCATCCCGAGCGGAACGAACAGCCGCTTCGCCATGAAGTCCTCGTAGTTCGTCCCGCCGACGACCTCGATGATGCGCCCGGCGGTGTTGATGCCCGCGTTCGAGTACACGTGCTTCGTGCCCGGTTCGTACTGGAGCGGCGTCAGGGCGTAGCCGCGGACGGCGTCGCGGAGCAGGAACCGGTCGAGCGTCGGCTCTTCGAGCGCGGAGCGGAACGGCATCCCGCTCGTGTGCCGGAGGCAGTCGCGGACGGTGGGGGCGCGGGCCGGTTTCTTGAGTAGCGTGGTGTC from the Frigoriglobus tundricola genome contains:
- a CDS encoding serine hydrolase domain-containing protein, with the translated sequence MRLRLTLLGSTLLALVGPPVAPAAEPNVSDGLLPFVEKNQLAGAVVLVASADKVLATEAVGFADREARVAMTTDDLFWIASMTKPMTAAALMMLVDEKKVALDDPIEKYLPEFKAATVLAYQDKDTTLLKKPARAPTVRDCLRHTSGMPFRSALEEPTLDRFLLRDAVRGYALTPLQYEPGTKHVYSNAGINTAGRIIEVVGGTNYEDFMAKRLFVPLGMTDTVWRPTAEQMKRLAKSYKPTKDGTNLEVIPVTQLAQPLTDPHRQPVPAGGLFSTAKDTAAFGQMILRGGTHGDKRLLSEAAVRELTGTQTYGVLGKGEGGYGLGFSTSRRAKVGGPAVAGPCGHGGAYATHLWINPDNKLVTVYMVQHAGFPGEGGRARDVFEQAAAKMYGK
- a CDS encoding DUF2891 domain-containing protein codes for the protein MGLAAVPAAEPPAPAPRGETLTRERASAFAKLALKGARKEFPNKTGHVQLDAADMKTPKGLHPAFYGCYDWHSAVHGHWMLVRVLRAHPDLPDAKGVRAVLAEHLTAENLKAETDYFNRGEAKSFERPYGWAWLLKLAEELHTWDDPDAKKWAANLKPLAGLIANRYVEFFPKQTYPIRAGVHSNTAFGLTFAHDYAVTTGNKKLRAAIEDRARAYYAKDADAPARWEPDGADFLSPSLCEADLMRRVLPPAEFRDWFHKYLPGAVKGEPATLFAPATVTDRTDPQLVHLDGLNLSRAWCLRGILTSLPKDDPARAVLVASAAKHAEAGLKHVASGDYAGEHWLASFAVWMLALPTPE